The Solanum dulcamara chromosome 6, daSolDulc1.2, whole genome shotgun sequence genome contains the following window.
CTTGAAATTTTACTGGTGCTATATACATTGGGACAAAGggagtaatatatattatttaaaaattaaataaaaaaattataaatcacaataattaataacttaaaatatttaaaagacatataaaaaTCTGACCAACTCTTTAAATTCTATctatgtcatataaattgaaaaaaaaaaaaataatagatattgAGCCCGTATTAGCACGGGCACCTATGTCTAGTAATAACATAAAGATCTTTGAAAATTGTGTTTCATGATTTttccttcaaaagaaattaaGGAACTTAACCATTCAAATAAAAGTGGTTATATTGGAATTTAAAAAAGAGCCACGTGACTTGAGCTTAAATAACCTCTCAATTCTCATGATCATTAGCTAACTCACAAGCCCCAAGGCATACATGGGACACCATATGGCATGGCAATATAGGACCATTGATTAAATAAGTACTCctatatatgatttataatcTACTCTAATACTTATATGATTTGTTAGATTTAGATCCTATTTTTTAATACAGGTACTGCGTCATACGGCATGAggttttgtttattattttaattttgcctttaatttaaaactaaacCCCCAcctatatattttgtatttttgtcACTATATATAAATGTTCTTCAAAGAGTCAAATCCTTTTTTCTATAGTAATGAAATTTGTTGCAACTTCTTTAATTGACCTTGTGTGTGCCTTTTATACTAAGCACAGCATATGCGCATGACATTTCGTGGAGTATTCAAGAAAAATGggttatataatatatagatacgtttttttaaaaataaaataatatatatatatacgttgaAATTGTTTGTACCGTTTATCATATGTGCACAGACATTTCAtagaatattttataatatattttaaataagtaACCAGTAATAGTTGAGAAGTCAGCCTCAGATGGAAACTTGTGGAAAATTGAAAGTATGATTGTTGCACTCTTCAGAATATTTTAATGGTTTGAAAACTTCTCAACGTATGTATGATTCTTCCTTTGGCATGACGGTAAAGcaaatttttatgttattattacTTCTAGAAGCCAAGGGGATCGATGATCttgccttttaaaaaaaattatcatatcATTACCGATATTTTGTTTTTCCGTAAATGAACTCTCTGGTAAAAACGATATTTATGAATTTAAGGTCATGAATTAGATTACTCagatgaaaatgatacataTTCAACGGTTCAGAGCTTAGAAAAAATTGTGGATATCATCGgtgaaaaataatattgatgataaagttgaaaatgatgcaatatctttggaaccaattaCGCATAAAGAAATACACACTTATTGTGTCTGAAACTCTTCACAATTTTTTGGTGCAGTTCGACATGACAACATCCAAACTTTTGgatgtaataaaaaaaaattagatatcaGCTTCAactagatttaaattttaacaattttttttaaaaaaaaaaactataatcATATTTCACTAAATTATCTTAGATATTTtgtagttttaaaaaattattaatttataatattaatgaaaccataaatttatataaggatcttctgaaaatatattattttattatcttatCGAAATTATTGATTTTCCACTAATCCAAATAGggatcaaaaaaattattattttaaaaaatttattaatttgtcGAGTTTTAATTTAGAAGTTATACTGTATTCTAAAAATTAGAAAGGACACCTCTTTGATTGTAAACCTTGAAGGGTATTTAGTTAATCTTCCACTTCTTGTTTATTACGTAAGGTCTTTACCCTTTAAAGACTTCCCAAATCTATAAtttggcaaaaaaaaaaaaaaagacggtTGACTTCATGCTTGTCCAGttcttgaaatttaaatattattgaaaaaatTTTAGTGGATAAACATGTAACAAATGTCAATGAATTCAAACTCCATTTGAATTCAATGCCACACAAAAAGTGGAATATTCTGAAGAAGTGAGTAGAAAGTTTTGTTGGTTCTTCAACCAACTCTCTTGAAAAGATACTCATTTATTAACAGCAACCTAAACCATCCAACTTATTTCAATCAATATAAATTAACTTCTTTGAAATACAATATTTTGCCACGTGGATACAAAATCAATTGGCCAATTAATTGCAATCCACCAGCCTAACTCAATCTGCCGCATGGCCACAGCTATTTGGCCACGTtgtaaataaattttcaaactcTATAAAGTAAAGAGGAAAAAAGGAGGCCGTGGATTGTGTTGCATTGGTGGCACTGTTTTATTCTTAATCATAAGTTTCAGATTCGAATcctaatataaaaaaaattatgttgggaGCCACTTTCAAATGAGTCGTGCAGTGCTTAGTTCGAATTTAATCAGAGCTTCATTAACTTCGAACAccgaatgaaaaaaaaaaagtcatctAAGCTCAGCCCAACGAACCAAAAACAGAACACTTTCTAAAAACTTCCAGGTGGATTGATCCGGCGGAGAGGGACGGTGGCGCAAAGCCAATTGGCGGCACGCTGATGCTCATGGCACCGGAGGTGGCGCGTGGGGAAGTACAGGGGTGTGCAGCTGATATTTGGGGATTGGGATGTACAATTATTGAAATGGCCACCGGTAGATCACCATGGACTAATGTGACAAACGCAGCTTCATTGCTTTACAGAATTGCATTTTCTGGGCAATCCCCAGAAATTCCAAAATTTCTATCCTTACCAGCAAGAAAAAGATGGACAGCTAAAGAGCTCCTCAAACATTCATTTCTAGAAGAATCTAATTTGAATTCTATGTCagcaaatcaagattttatgacGAGCTCTCCAACAAGCATTCTTGATCAAGACATATGGAATGAATCAGAAATTGTGGATTCTACAATATTCCAAACAGTTAGCTCTCCACTGCAAAGAATAAGACAATTGGGTTTGAATTCAGGAGAATTGAAGTGGAGATGGAATGATGATGAGAGGTGGATCACAGTTAGAAGCAACTGTAGTTAATAactgttagtaaactgtattgaaaacaaatgatgaaacaCCAATAATAAATTctgaaataaaagatagaacCAGAACAGAAAATAAGAACAGTGTTTGGTaaaattatgtaagaacaagaaatcgagcccactgaatgcacagtgtgtcattaaggaaattattcccctcaatgtACCAAAGGTTTtagaatctttcctcccaggatagaacgatttactcaccaaaatagcGGTACAACAAATTATGGTGACTACAAACTATTTGATGgttgtatatcacacgagttttaggaagtgcagaaagaaggagaagaagatgttattttagaattttcgtatggaacattctgaggattaacagatatatatagattatTTGCTCCGTtggaaaaacggagggaaatacAAATCtgaagccgtagccgtagccgaagccgaaCCGAGCGAGCAACGACGACGACAgcgaccctcttcttgaccctttagcaacatgaaggagtgcttctacttttaagtaggagacttttcctttccaccacctatgtgggacccaAACTTATTttataaagcaagagagaacaaatcatttttctctccacttcttttttcctcaatttctcattcaaactatcaattaaactcAATAATAACTAATAATGGAACAATGATCTTGCTCTAAATTTTCTATGTAGTGTACAAACAGATGTTGCTGTAATTTTTGCTCTGTTCTGATGGTTTACAAGATAACGGATAGTTTCAGTGTTCAGAAAGAATTCTAGATACTTTTAGTAATATTCAAAAGATTTTTCTATTAAATAATGTTTGAAATTTAGTCGTTTAGTGAACCTCTAAcatccaaaagaaaaagacagaTAAAAAGCTAACAGAGAAAGATGCAACAAAATGGTAATGTTGTGACATCACTTGGTCCTTTTTAATAAGGCTAAGTGATCcctcatttcttttatttgttaaattttgacttttcacatttattaaaaaaaaaattaataataaataagagGGACATTAATTCCTCTAAACTTGAGCGACtcaaataaatcatattttcattAGGCTAATTTTACATCTACTCTTGAACAACATATATTCATTTCATGCCTTTGGCGCTTACCATCCACCAACAAATATTGGAAAGGTATTAAATATTACTACTCCTTTCGGTTCTGTGTTTTATTTCATAAGTGAAACTTTTATGTAATCAAAAAATCatgttaattaaataatagtatTTTATTAAGAGGAAATTTCCTAAATAACTGCTATAATAAACGTAATTAAACTTTTTTTATTATAGTTTACATATTTACAGGTTGTAGTTATAGTTTAAGTTGtctcgtttgtataattcgcagaTAATTGAtctatttttgtataaactcaaaataacgaatttatacaaacacaaaTATCTGAACTTTAAATagtaatacaaattttattatacaaaattatattatccaaaagttataaaaattatattatacaaattttaaattatacaaatTCAAACCATAATTAAAGATAGCAAATTTTGGTTAAAATTAAACtgttatatatggttaaaattatatttagataTATATAGTAGATTTTGAATCTCCATTAACCTTTTTGTCTGTTTACCTCCCTTAATGAAAAAATCATGACTCTGTCACTACCTTCCGTTCAGAGAGTTCAAAATCCAAGTGATATCCTTTTCttttaagaatcaaattaattaaaactagcatttaatcataaattttgaattagataataaaaatttattttcaattatttatttaatcagaataattttaaaaatttaatcttCAAATATTAAGTTCTCAACATTGGCTCAGAccaacttttaaatttttgggACTTTCAGTCTTCCATTCacaaaacttaaaaaaaataattaaaaaatcaagTAAAATGCATATAATAGCGTTAAAACATAAACTTCCAAATATCCATGCAACTGTTATTTAAATTAGTATTAAAAATAGCTTAAACAACCTCGCATGATCATTAGCTAACTCACAAGCCACGCCTCCATAAATGGGACAGCATGGCATGGCAAATGGAATAGCattgattaaataattaattagtggTAGCTGATTTGTAATCTACTCTAATATATTATTGTTAGATTTAGATGCTAATTTCATACGGCATGAGGCCCTAGGGATGACGCAATCTTTCGTTTTTTTTTATCTTGCCTTTACTTTAAAACTAAACCCTACCTATTTTGTCACTAATTAGCTCCTGATTAGTCATAGGTTTTATAAATGAagatttgaatttttgaaattgtaattttttttaatttaaaattgtatttaaacatgtattttatttaaaaataataattttttgtgcGTAAAAGTGAAATTTCTTTCGATCAGATTTTGGAATCTAAAATTTATTTGAGgacaaatttttaaaatctcGTTCAAAATATATgactaaacaaatatatatttaaagaaaattttcaaaatctagGGGAAAATGTATGGCCAATCGCCAATACTAAAACCTATAATATTCTATTGTTGCAACTTCTTTCACACCCTTTGTGTCCcattaattttgttgttttaacTTCTCCTTAATTAAAGTCAAACCACTAGattattcaaattatgaatATGTGATGAGTTTAATCACAATGGTCTATATATATCATGACTACTTCTTGTTGAATATTCTTAGCTATTTCCCTGCTTACTATGTAGATAAATAATATATTGGTATTGATATTGTGTGTCTTTAATAATACGCACACCATATGTCCATGGCATTTCTTGGAGTATTCTAAGTAAAACAATATGCGTACACCATATGTACAAGCCATTTCATGGAATAAAATATATAGATGCTATGCCTCTCGTAGaaggaaaaagggaaaaaaaaaagaataaatagttgaaaagaaaaggaagtaGGTCAAGacacattttaaataaatactcCCTCCTTCGTTTCATTTTATGtgatatcttttttttaaaaaaatctatcaaaaataatatcatcttactataattagaaataatttaactttaaattattatttttacccttaataaaatgatttacaatgacacaaatatttaaagtttattttaaataacAAGTTTTAAaagtattctttttttttaacattATGTTACGTCAAACAATGTCATATAAAATGAGACGGTGAGTAATAGTTACGAAGTCGGCATCTAATAGAAAACTTGTGGAAAATTGAAGGAATGATTGGTGCACTTTTCACAAAACACACTTTTGCCACATCGAATTTAAAATTTACATACTCTTGATGTAGAAGCTACTACCACTTGCTAAAAGGCCAACTTTTTGTCACAGTGTATTGGAATGGTTTAAAACCTCTCATCGTATATCTGATTCTTACTTTAGCATGACGAAAAGGCAATATCTCATATTACTTCTAGAAGGGGGTTGATCTTCCGTTTCGAATTAGCCTTAGTGATGGTAATGATCGTGACCTTGATACGAAGCTAGCTAGGGATATGTCATAAGCTAAATCAAGATAGATGAGGCTAAGTTGTCTCTTATAAGGAAGTGTGAGGTGTCTATTTTGTGATCAAATTACGGTTATTTCTAGAACTCGTGAATTACTTTTGttgatttataaaaagatatttCATCATTGTTATTCCAAGAAGAATCGTTTTTGAAATCTCATCTGTCATTTAATAACCATGATTaataaatgcatatttttgcTTTATTAAATCACTCAATCATGATAAattgaattgatttgatatttggCGCAAATAAGTATTAATCATTTTGCTTCCTCGATTGCCTTTTTCGTCTTCATTTCACTTAGTTAACAACTTAACCATTTTTTAAACTTTTAGCTCAAGATTTTAAGAAAGATATTTTTGATTGTAATCCATTATTGAAGCGTGTATAGTTAATCTTCcacttcttgttttttttttcctaaggTTGCTAAAGACTTCCCAATCTTATAATGGGAAACTTACctatatatactatattaagaaaatatttatcatttataataataattttttttttactggaCACTTAttatacagttttaatacatattaccgagaataatttataaaactcatataatacaagttttattcatagataatatatttatcacacactttaatacacttataatacattgtgtcaatttcttaccaaataagtatatatattttaaaatacttataatacatttatattgcatgcataattcacttttaatacatgacatatatatcataatattattatgcattattatagatggtaataaataaatagtatcgctaaaatcagtaattatttattaaaaagtgttctcCCGAGTAATTTCTTCTATTTACCAATTTTTTAGATTGACTTTACGCTTGTCCAgttcttgaaattttaattttattgtaaATTTGATGGATTAGCATGTAACAAATTCAACACCTACCAAAAAATGGAATATTCTCAAGAACTCGGTAGAAAGTTTTATCGgttcttcaaccaaaattctcaagaaaataCACTCATTTATAGGATAATCTTCACAAGTGGTTACACAATAACCCAATCTACCACCATCCAACTTATTTTTCAATCAATATAAATTGAAAGATTAAACACATCAAATTGATATGTACTACTTCTTTAAAGTGTAATGTTTTGCCACGTGGTAACAGCCCAATTGGCCACGTAATGGCAGTCCTCCAACCTACTCAATCTACAGTATGGCCATAGCCATTTGGCCACGTTATAAATCCcgttaaataaattttcaaactatggagtaaaggaaagaaaagagaaaaaaaagaaagaggcaACCTAAGCTCTACCCAACTAATTTGGAATTTCTGGACATTCaccatattatatataatatactcttCCGTTGCAGctccaaatcaaaccaaaaacaGAGCATTTTCTAATATTCTTACACTTCCTAccaatcttcttcttctataaATGAATTGGACTAGAGGGCACATAATAGGTCACGGCTCCTCCGCTGCCGTCTCCGCCGCCAAATCACGTTTCTCAGGTGAAGTTTTTGCTGTCAAGTCAGTGGAGCTATCCAAGTCACAGTTGTTGCAAAAGGAGCAGAAAATTCTGTCCCAATTGAGGTCCCCTTATATAGTTAGCTACAAGGGGTATGATGTTACAGAAGAGAAGGACAAACTCATGTTTAATCTTATGATGGAGTACATGCAGGAGGGTACACTTTCCGATGAAATTCGGAAACAGAGTGGTTGGATCAACGAGCCGTTGATGGGTTATTATACCAAGCAAATTCTTCTAGGACTAGAGTACCTTCATTCAAGGGGCATAGCACACTGTGACATCAAGGGGCAGAACATTTTGTTAGGGAAAACCGGTGCCAAAATTGGCGACTTTGGTTGTTCCAGGTGGATTGATCCGACGGAGAGGGACGGTGGTAGGGCGGCTTCTTCCACCGAGCCAATTGGAGGAACGCCGATGTTCATGGCACCAGAGGTGGCGCGTGGGGAAGAACAGGGGTGTCCTGCAGATATTTGGGGATTGGGATGTACAATTATTGAAATGGCCACTGGTGGATCGCCATGGACAAATGTGTCCACCGCAGCTTCATTACTCTACCGAATTGCATTTTCTGGGGAATCCCCTGAAATTCCAAATTTCCTCTCTTTAGAATCAAGGGATTTCTTGAGCAAATGCTTGAGAAGAGATCCAAAAGAAAGATGGACAGCTAAACAGCTCCTCAAGCATCCATTTCTTGAGGAAAAATCCAATTTGAATTCATCGGTAAATCAAGATTCCCCAACCAGCATTCTTGATCAAGACATTTGGAATTCCGTGGAAGAATCAGAAAGCATGGATTCTACAATATTACAAACAGTTAGCTCTCCACTGCAAAGGGTAAGAGAATTGGGTTCGAATTCAGAAGAATTGAATTGGAGATGGAACGATGATGAGAGATGGATCACAGTTAGAAGAATCACCAGTGAATAACTCGTTCGATGATTCTTGCTGTAAATTTTGTACTATATAACAGTGTACAGATctattaatatgaaaatttacTTTTATTCCTGAAGCTCTGTAGCAGTAACATTTTTTATCCTTAAAACCAGTTCACCACATGACAAAATTAGCATAAGGAATAATCCAGCCACTCTTGAGACCGTATAAGCTAAGCAACATTATTGGGCTTCATATTATAAATGCTTTAATAGGATATTAATGAAATCTTTGCAATCAATAAGTAAATAAGGATAATGATCACTTGAAGATAGTGACTACTTCAGATAAAAAGAtggaaataaattttaaaatttagtgGTTTAAGGAATTTAGacatagaaaagaaaaagagagaaaacctAATAAAAAGTAGGCAAAGAAAGACGCAACAAAAATGTATGTGGACATGATTTCAAGTGACCATTTTTTGTCCTTTTTAATAAGAATGAAATTAGACTCAACCAAGTTTGAAATAATGGATCTCCTGTTGGCTCTAAATTATTCCTGTAAGTGACATCCAAAGGAATAGTAATATATAACTGATTTGAAGCAGGGGTTTAGATGAGCAGGGTAAGATAAATTTGACCggatcaaaatatattaaataatttgggTTGAGATGTATCAAATAAAGATGAGTTAAATAATTACCAAATTCAAATCTCTCTGTTTGTTACTTCTTATAGTAATTTGTTTGATTACCAAACAAAACTAATATATTAGACTACATATATAACATATACATCATTATATCAACCGTAAAATAAATtagttttgaaacttttttaacaagatatttcataaaatcaattTGAGCCCCACATTTAATCCAACTTTTAGATTAGCTGAAATAGACAACTTAAAATGggtagataaataaataagtaaatcattAATCCGTTCAAATTTGAACCGAttagataaatcatattttcatgGATTAAGTTTACCAATACTTTGAGATAACATCTAGTACTTGACGCTCTTGACATTTAAATTATTCGAAGTGTGAGAAACACGTTTAAATTATCACTTATATAAACATAATTCAAGTTAATGTAATGATGTGTATATAATGTATTACATTctcttttcaaaataaaaatcgtCACATGAatgaattaagaaaataattccACCATGGCAAGTTAAATTACCTGAGTTGCTCACCTTTTATAAAGTTTCCCAAATGGAGAAAGAAATTGATGTATATTGAAGTTGATGCAAAA
Protein-coding sequences here:
- the LOC129892679 gene encoding mitogen-activated protein kinase kinase kinase 18-like, which translates into the protein MNSLPNEPKTEHFLKTSRWIDPAERDGGAKPIGGTLMLMAPEVARGEVQGCAADIWGLGCTIIEMATGRSPWTNVTNAASLLYRIAFSGQSPEIPKFLSLPARKRWTAKELLKHSFLEESNLNSMSANQDFMTSSPTSILDQDIWNESEIVDSTIFQTVSSPLQRIRQLGLNSGELKWRWNDDERWITVRSNCS
- the LOC129892107 gene encoding mitogen-activated protein kinase kinase kinase 18-like, producing the protein MNWTRGHIIGHGSSAAVSAAKSRFSGEVFAVKSVELSKSQLLQKEQKILSQLRSPYIVSYKGYDVTEEKDKLMFNLMMEYMQEGTLSDEIRKQSGWINEPLMGYYTKQILLGLEYLHSRGIAHCDIKGQNILLGKTGAKIGDFGCSRWIDPTERDGGRAASSTEPIGGTPMFMAPEVARGEEQGCPADIWGLGCTIIEMATGGSPWTNVSTAASLLYRIAFSGESPEIPNFLSLESRDFLSKCLRRDPKERWTAKQLLKHPFLEEKSNLNSSVNQDSPTSILDQDIWNSVEESESMDSTILQTVSSPLQRVRELGSNSEELNWRWNDDERWITVRRITSE